Proteins from a genomic interval of Trifolium pratense cultivar HEN17-A07 linkage group LG6, ARS_RC_1.1, whole genome shotgun sequence:
- the LOC123892910 gene encoding uncharacterized protein LOC123892910 encodes MSDQSRLQNVRSTAQLLKEATSSFSSNLFTFLFLSLLIFSFRTIVENGTSRFITFVDRDPAVKSLLSRLDLAGNVNHQHRQRSPQYHPSPAALRRRRPFLHLTRVGTLDDDFFSGDDDDGRTLFGSNSKAPVNGSVVAIGPFAIDSGFSDLVADNGVRVFEIVRSGITLKKAEDSSIEVEKDEVDDVDDEKYEKDENLEKEEREQEQKKEKRDLGNGKEEMVTSVDFQLFVNGLEISRRDTAAFFVLLGSLSVAYGWVIMVFLVTYSCVLGVVIVSVVNDLVGRFSSVTGVVWDGFRLGLKRISAVVLIRWAVRDAVTQLVGIWYFAEIEDQFSFFKLFVRLKLMPFSVMSPWVRGFEKEISGFLFTWFLMDTFVTFIFSVDFWVALEDFRRGSKEIVKEGCYLLSSMLNQAIQIKCLEAVLCGSFMRWALSRICGRVVAKMFQSTMEVYFMVTWLVFYFVAKSRDANQQGRRFGQREIEGLIDGHR; translated from the coding sequence ATGAGCGACCAATCACGGTTGCAGAACGTGCGTTCTACTGCACAACTTCTCAAAGAAGCAACTTCATCATTCTCATCAAATCTCTTCACATTTCTCTTCCTATCTCTCTTAATCTTCTCTTTTCGCACCATCGTTGAAAACGGTACCTCACGTTTCATCACGTTCGTTGACCGTGATCCCGCCGTTAAATCTCTTCTTTCTCGTCTTGACCTCGCCGGTAACGTTAATCATCAACACCGTCAACGTTCTCCTCAGTATCATCCTTCTCCCGCCGCCTTACGTCGTCGGAGACCTTTTTTGCATCTGACTCGCGTCGGAACCCTAGATGATGATTTTTTCTccggtgatgatgatgatgggaGAACACTTTTTGGATCAAATTCCAAAGCTCCGGTTAATGGTAGCGTTGTTGCTATTGGACCTTTTGCGATTGATTCTGGATTTTCGGATCTTGTTGCTGATAATGGAGTTAGGGTTTTTGAAATTGTTCGTTCTGGAATCACGTTGAAAAAAGCTGAGGATTCTTCAATTGAGGTGGAAAAAGATGAGGTGGATGATGTTGATGACGAGAAATACGAGAAAGATGAGAATTTGGAGAAAGAGGAACGGGAACAGGAACAGAAGAAGGAGAAGAGGGATTTGGGGAATGGGAAAGAAGAGATGGTGACAAGTGTtgattttcaattatttgtgaATGGATTGGAGATAAGTCGGCGTGATACGGCGGCGTTTTTTGTTCTTTTAGGTTCATTGTCAGTGGCTTATGGATGGGTGATTATGGTTTTTCTTGTTACGTATTCGTGTGTATTAGGGGTTGTTATTGTTTCGGTTGTTAATGATCTTGTAGGTAGGTTTAGTTCTGTTACTGGTGTGGTTTGGGATGGTTTCAGATTAGGTTTGAAGAGAATTTCTGCTGTTGTTTTGATAAGATGGGCTGTGAGAGATGCAGTTACTCAGCTTGTTGGAATATGGTATTTTGCTGAAATTGAGGATCAGTTTTCGTTTTTCAAGCTATTTGTTAGGTTGAAATTGATGCCTTTTTCGGTTATGTCGCCTTGGGTTAGGGGTTTCGAGAAGGAGATTTCGGGGTTTTTGTTCACTTGGTTTCTTATGGATACATTTGTGACTTTTATATTCTCTGTGGATTTTTGGGTTGCTTTGGAGGATTTCAGGAGGGGTAGTAAGGAGATTGTGAAGGAAGGTTGTTATTTGTTGTCTTCCATGTTGAATCAAGCTATTCAGATTAAATGTTTGGAAGCTGTGCTTTGTGGGTCGTTTATGAGGTGGGCTTTGTCTCGAATTTGCGGGAGAGTTGTTGCCAAGATGTTTCAATCTACCATGGAGGTTTACTTCATGGTTACTTGGCTTGTGTTTTACTTTGTGGCTAAGAGTAGGGATGCCAATCAACAGGGTAGGAGGTTTGGGCAAAGGGAAATTGAGGGCTTAATCGATGGGCATAGATGA